A stretch of Henckelia pumila isolate YLH828 chromosome 4, ASM3356847v2, whole genome shotgun sequence DNA encodes these proteins:
- the LOC140864613 gene encoding bifunctional TH2 protein, mitochondrial, whose product MQKLLHFRRTPSLIHNRFFSRPSSISPLSQFSLFFSCIRSYEPLSTARCFSDIPMASSATVLPAPTDDSLCRKFWIKFTNVWTQALYTPFVVSLAAGNLKLDSFRHYIAQDVHFLRTFAKVYEMAEECTDDDDAKVGICQLRQSVLEELKMHDSIVKEWGVDLSKDSLPNAATVKYTDFLLATAAGKIGGVKAPGKLATPFEKTKLAAYALGAMTPCMSLYAFLGKELQAFLDPSEDTHPYSKWIKSYSSNAFQASALQTEDLLEKLSVSLTGEELDIIEKLYLQAMKLEIEFFLAQPLNQKTAVPLAREHNPAEHCLMLFSDFDLTCSVVDSSAFLAEIAIITAQKLTQNQPNQSENQLVRMSSVDMRGMWADLSKQYTEGYEQCVEEILQCSKEENFNYEGLRKALGDLSDFEKKANLRVIDAGVLKGLNVEDIKRTGERLILQDGCTSFFQTVISNENLNTKVHVLSYCWCSDLIKSAFSSGGLDTVHIHANEFVYENSLSTGEIVKKVESPIDKVQAFNDIMQNCSKDKKHLTVYIGDSVGDLLCLLEADIGIVIGSSSSLRRVGTHFGVSFVPLFPGVIKKQKQCVDESLSKWEGLSGVLYTVSSWTEICAFVLGS is encoded by the exons ATGCAAAAGCTCTTGCATTTTCGTAGAACCCCGTCGCTGATTCATAACCGTTTCTTCTCAAGGCCGTCATCCATTTCTCCTCTTTCCCAATTTTCCCTGTTTTTCTCCTGCATCCGGTCGTACGAACCATTATCAACCGCCAGGTGCTTCAGCGACATACCGATGGCATCTTCGGCGACGGTGTTGCCGGCGCCGACTGATGACAGCTTGTGCAGAAAATTCTGGATCAAGTTTACAAATGTGTGGACACAGGCTCTATACACTCCTTTTGTCGTTTCTTTGGCTGCCGGAAACCTGAAACTCGATAGTTTTCGCCATTATATCGCGCAGGACGTTCATTTTCTCCGCACCTTTGCGAAAGT ATATGAAATGGCAGAGGAGTGCACGGATGATGATGATGCAAAAGTCGGGATTTGCCAACTGCGACAGAGTGTTCTAGAAGAGCTCAAAATGCATGATTCCATAGTAAAA GAGTGGGGTGTTGACCTGTCCAAAGACAGTTTACCAAATGCTGCTACTGTTAAATATACAGATTTTTTGCTGGCAACAGCTGCAGGAAAGATCGGAGGAGTAAAAGCTCCTGGTAAATTAGCTACTCCTTTTGAGAAAACAAAATTGGCAGCTTATGCTCTTGGTGCTATGACACCTTGTATGAGTCTTTACGCGTTTCTGGGTAAGGAGTTGCAGGCATTCCTTGATCCTAGTGAAGACACTCATCCATATAGTAAATGGATCAAGAGTTATTCCTCCAATGCTTTTCAG GCATCAGCTTTGCAAACAGAAGACTTGCTGGAGAAGTTGAGCGTGTCTTTAACTGGGGAAGAGCTTGACATCATTGAAAAGCTATATCTTCAAGCCATGAAACTTGAAATAGAGTTTTTTCTAGCTCAGCCACTTAATCAGAAAACTGCTGTTCCATTGGCCAGAGAGCACAATCCTGCAGAACATTGCCTCATGTTATTTTCGGATTTTGATCTGACATGTTCTGTTGTGGATTCATCTGCCTTTTTGGCTGAAATAGCAATTATTACAGCCCAGAAATTGACTCAAAATCAACCCAACCAATCAGAAAATCAGCTTGTTCGCATGTCTTCAGTTGACATGAGGGGCATGTGGGCAGATCTTTCAAAGCAGTATACTGAAGGGTATGAACAATGCGTAGAAGAAATTTTGCAATGTAGCAAAG AGGAAAATTTCAATTATGAAGGCCTGCGCAAAGCACTTGGTGACCTTTCAGACTTTGAGAAAAAAGCAAATTTGAGGGTGATAGATGCTGGAGTACTCAAAGGTCTCAATGTTGAGGACATCAAACGAACCGGAGAACGCCTGATTCTCCAAGATGGTTGCACCAGCTTCTTCCAGACCGTCATTAGTAATGAAAATTTGAACACAAAAGTTCATGTTCTTTCCTATTGCTGGTGTAGCGATCTCATCAAGTCTGCTTTTTCTTCAG GTGGTTTAGATACTGTGCATATACATGCTAATGAGTTCGTCTACGAGAACTCTTTGTCCACTGGCGAAATTGTTAAGAAGGTTGAGTCTCCCATTGACAAGGTTCAAGCTTTTAATGATATCATGCAGAACTGCAGCAAGGATAAAAAGCATCTGACAGTATATATTGGAGATTCAGTGGGTGACTTGCTCTGCTTGCTTGAGGCAGACATTGGTATCGTGATAGGCTCGAGTTCAAGTCTGAGAAGAGTGGGAACTCACTTTGGCGTTTCTTTTGTTCCTTTGTTTCCAGGTGTGATTAAGAAGCAGAAACAGTGTGTTGACGAGAGCTTATCTAAATGGGAGGGTTTATCGGGAGTTCTGTACACAGTATCTAGCTGGACAGAGATTTGTGCTTTTGTTCTGGGGTCTTAA
- the LOC140860921 gene encoding uncharacterized mitochondrial protein AtMg00300-like: MAEVKSALLSKELQRKNETKEEVNGQGLMTRDSTGYRVGIENGIMKVKKRSLIEMKGIKQNGLYLLERKTIDGSANTILKAKDNILLWHKRLGHLSERGLIQLNKQSLLGKDVNGKLGFCEECTLGKYWRVKFKPSNRKIKGVLDYIRGGIWSRPVP, translated from the exons ATGGCAGAGGTAAAATCAGCTCTACTATCAAAAGAATTACAGAGGAAGAATGAGACTAAAGAAGAAGTAAATGGACAAGGACTTATGACAAGAG ATTCAACTGGTTATAGAGTTGGTATTGAAAATGGAATCATGAAAGTTAAGAAGAGATCATTGATTGAAATGAAAGGTATCAAGCAAAATGGTTTATATCTCCTAGAAAGAAAAACCATTGATGGTTCTGCAAACACTATTTTAAAAGCAAAGGATAACATTCTCCTGTGGCACAAGAGGCTAGGACACTTGAGTGAGCGTGGACTGATTCAATTAAACAAGCAAAGTCTTCTAGGAAAAGATGTAAATGGAAAGCTGGGGTTCTGTGAAGAATGTACACTTGGGAAATACTGGAGAGTCAAGTTTAAACCATCAAACAGGAAGATTAAAGGTGTTCTCGATTATATTAGGGGTGGGATCTGGTCGAgacccgtcccgtaa